One region of Mycobacteriales bacterium genomic DNA includes:
- a CDS encoding helix-turn-helix domain-containing protein, with product MSAAPSGTTARGPSARGGAPAQERELRAQGRKTMQRLLAAGQAVFAAQGFHNARVDDIVKAAKTSHGTFYLYFSNKEDLFKALALDTMSEMEALGASLGPVTPDEDGRATIRDWVTKFVDLYAAHGSVIRAWTEWELNDRDLGLRARTSLMQLSTALATRIHEVRVLDDRGVAEGLACLSMLERFNYFRESHQADVSREDAIEILTRAVFEGFFVPDRAASRRPRRIRKAG from the coding sequence GCCCGCCCAGGAACGCGAGCTGCGGGCGCAGGGCCGCAAGACGATGCAACGGCTGCTCGCCGCCGGCCAGGCCGTGTTCGCGGCTCAGGGCTTCCACAACGCGCGGGTCGACGACATCGTGAAGGCGGCGAAGACCTCGCACGGCACCTTCTACCTATACTTCTCCAACAAGGAGGACTTGTTCAAGGCCCTCGCTCTGGACACCATGTCGGAGATGGAGGCGCTCGGCGCCTCGCTCGGTCCGGTAACCCCCGACGAAGACGGTCGGGCAACCATCCGCGACTGGGTGACGAAGTTCGTCGACCTGTACGCCGCGCACGGCAGCGTCATCCGCGCATGGACCGAGTGGGAGCTCAACGACCGCGACCTCGGGCTTCGCGCCCGAACGTCGTTGATGCAGCTGTCGACGGCGCTGGCCACTCGCATCCACGAGGTGCGCGTGCTCGACGACCGAGGCGTCGCGGAGGGGCTCGCCTGCTTGTCGATGCTCGAGCGGTTCAACTACTTCCGGGAGTCACACCAAGCCGACGTCTCCCGCGAGGACGCGATCGAGATCCTCACCCGCGCGGTCTTCGAGGGCTTCTTCGTCCCCGACCGCGCCGCGAGCAGGCGACCTCGCCGGATCCGCAAAGCGGGCTGA
- a CDS encoding AMP-binding protein: MALIPDQLRWAADHLADEPGFVVHGVGSITYGEWNDTASRLAHGLVDAGVHAGDRVALVMRPEDGLAFVQAYAAIHKAGAVAVPVNVRMAPNLVEGVLKHCEPAVTVVAPELSHLAPGGVGWQTLLADDSTDVQVDRDSDDLAEILYTSGTTSAPKGVAIRHSNSALVITSEPQWSGRPWLHACPMFTFSGLTFVYQPMRMGMYTLYLPKFDTGEWLSLIESTRPKCVFLVPAMVELLLADERTTRTDWSSVEMVSVGSAPIAPSTLLAMQDVVPDAMVTNSYSMTEAGTAYFFMPKGELRRHPGSVGLAVPPAKVRILDDDGAEVPVGEIGNVQVKPAGKLREYYKVPAEAQDMFHEDGWLRTGDLGRLDEDGYLYIAGRAKDVIIRGGLNIHATDVESALYEHPGVREAAVVGVEHPVLGEDVVGFVVLTEAGAATPEELTAWCKERVADYAAPRRIYLVEEFPRNATGKVLKRELQHHPLLK, from the coding sequence ATGGCGCTGATCCCCGACCAGCTCCGCTGGGCGGCCGACCACCTCGCGGACGAGCCCGGCTTCGTCGTACACGGCGTCGGGTCGATCACCTACGGCGAATGGAACGACACGGCGTCGCGGCTGGCGCACGGACTGGTCGACGCGGGCGTCCATGCCGGCGACCGGGTCGCGTTGGTCATGCGACCGGAGGACGGGCTCGCGTTCGTGCAGGCGTACGCCGCGATCCACAAGGCCGGCGCGGTCGCCGTTCCGGTCAACGTGCGCATGGCCCCGAACCTCGTCGAAGGCGTGCTCAAGCACTGCGAGCCGGCGGTGACCGTGGTCGCGCCTGAGCTCAGCCACCTCGCGCCCGGCGGCGTCGGCTGGCAGACGCTGCTCGCCGACGACTCGACCGACGTACAGGTCGATCGCGACAGTGACGACCTCGCCGAGATCCTCTACACGTCCGGCACGACGAGCGCGCCGAAGGGCGTCGCGATCCGGCACAGCAACTCCGCCCTGGTCATCACGTCCGAGCCGCAGTGGAGCGGCCGGCCGTGGCTGCACGCCTGCCCGATGTTCACGTTCTCGGGGCTGACGTTCGTCTACCAGCCGATGCGCATGGGGATGTACACGCTCTACCTGCCGAAGTTCGACACCGGCGAGTGGCTGTCCCTCATCGAGTCGACCCGTCCCAAGTGCGTGTTCCTGGTGCCGGCGATGGTCGAGCTGCTGCTGGCCGACGAGCGCACCACCAGGACCGACTGGTCGAGTGTCGAGATGGTCTCCGTCGGGTCGGCGCCCATCGCGCCGAGCACGCTGCTCGCGATGCAGGACGTCGTACCGGATGCGATGGTCACGAACTCCTACTCGATGACCGAGGCCGGTACGGCGTACTTCTTCATGCCGAAAGGCGAGCTGCGCCGTCATCCCGGTTCGGTAGGCCTGGCGGTCCCCCCGGCCAAGGTCCGCATCCTCGACGACGACGGGGCCGAGGTGCCGGTCGGCGAGATCGGCAACGTGCAGGTGAAGCCGGCCGGCAAGCTGCGGGAGTACTACAAGGTGCCGGCCGAGGCGCAGGACATGTTCCACGAGGACGGCTGGCTTCGCACCGGTGACCTGGGCAGGCTCGACGAGGACGGCTATCTCTACATCGCCGGGCGGGCGAAGGACGTCATCATCCGCGGCGGGCTCAACATCCACGCCACCGACGTCGAGTCGGCCCTCTACGAGCACCCCGGCGTACGTGAGGCCGCGGTCGTCGGCGTCGAGCATCCGGTGCTCGGCGAGGACGTGGTCGGCTTCGTCGTACTCACCGAGGCGGGCGCGGCCACGCCGGAGGAGCTGACCGCGTGGTGCAAGGAGCGGGTCGCGGACTACGCCGCGCCACGGCGGATCTACCTGGTCGAGGAGTTCCCGAGAAACGCCACCGGCAAGGTGCTCAAGCGCGAACTGCAACACCACCCCTTGCTGAAGTGA
- a CDS encoding alpha/beta hydrolase, whose product MSEADAVVRDVPDNEPERHDVPAGGRSGFTLVDGRQVHYLEWGHAGAPAVLALHGGGQTAYMFEDIGAKLRDKCHVIAIDLPGHGESDSLTDTEGVSRQHLAAAVPGLLAEFGVGPVAIIGASLGGIVAMTLAAAAPDLVSAIILIDVGHRLEPEGVQRIIDFMTKHESFGSLEEAGAAIAEYLPNRKPSPPDRLKRNLRQRPDGRWVWKHSLGRISRERMANIRDTDWENDILVGLDAEAAKIQIPVLVLRGAASDVLSSDGATEVASIIPNARVATIASAGHLAAGDNPATTANLIRDFLDEVLPTH is encoded by the coding sequence ATGTCCGAGGCTGACGCCGTCGTCAGGGACGTTCCCGACAACGAGCCCGAGCGCCACGACGTACCCGCGGGCGGGCGGAGCGGGTTCACCCTCGTCGACGGCCGGCAGGTGCACTACCTGGAGTGGGGGCACGCCGGCGCGCCCGCGGTGCTGGCGCTGCACGGCGGCGGCCAGACGGCGTACATGTTCGAAGACATCGGCGCGAAGCTGCGTGACAAGTGCCACGTCATCGCGATCGACCTCCCTGGCCACGGCGAATCGGACTCGCTCACCGACACCGAGGGCGTGTCCCGCCAGCACCTGGCTGCGGCCGTCCCGGGCCTGCTCGCGGAGTTCGGCGTCGGACCGGTCGCGATCATCGGCGCCTCGCTCGGCGGCATCGTCGCGATGACGCTGGCCGCGGCTGCGCCGGACCTGGTGTCGGCGATCATCCTGATCGACGTCGGCCACCGGCTCGAGCCCGAAGGCGTCCAGCGCATCATCGACTTCATGACCAAGCACGAGTCGTTCGGCTCGCTCGAGGAGGCCGGCGCAGCCATCGCGGAGTACCTGCCCAACCGCAAACCGTCGCCGCCCGACCGGCTCAAGCGCAACCTCCGCCAGCGCCCCGACGGTCGGTGGGTGTGGAAGCACAGCCTCGGCCGCATCAGCCGCGAGCGCATGGCCAACATCCGGGACACCGACTGGGAGAACGACATCCTGGTCGGTCTCGACGCGGAGGCGGCGAAGATCCAGATCCCGGTGCTCGTGTTGCGCGGCGCGGCAAGCGACGTGCTGTCCAGCGACGGCGCCACCGAGGTCGCCTCGATCATTCCCAACGCGCGCGTCGCGACCATCGCCTCGGCCGGGCATCTGGCTGCCGGCGACAACCCGGCAACGACCGCGAACCTGATCCGGGACTTCCTCGACGAAGTCCTTCCCACCCACTGA
- a CDS encoding SDR family oxidoreductase, with protein sequence MGLLDGKVAIVTGAGRGLGRTHALLLAAEGARVVVNDLGGEWDGAGTDNRPAQQVVEEIKAAGGDAVANYDSCSNFKAAEDMVNQAVDTFGGLDIVVNNAGILRDKMSYNMTEDDWDSVIDVHLKGHFAMTHFAGGYWRARSKAGDPVYGRVINTSSESGLFGNAGQANYAAAKAGIVALTWVTAREYAKIGVTANAIAPRARTRMTEQTFAGFGEVKEGEFDAWAPENVSPLVGWLASPAAQDVTGQVFVVWGSEVQVAKGFTLGGSVDAGGKAWTVDGLIEAAPKLFANHDSGIPPFQLV encoded by the coding sequence ATGGGTCTGCTCGACGGCAAGGTCGCCATCGTCACCGGCGCTGGCCGGGGTCTGGGAAGGACCCACGCGCTCCTGCTCGCCGCCGAGGGCGCCCGCGTCGTGGTCAACGACCTAGGCGGCGAGTGGGACGGCGCCGGCACCGACAACCGCCCGGCGCAGCAGGTCGTCGAGGAGATCAAGGCGGCCGGCGGCGACGCGGTCGCCAACTACGACAGCTGCTCGAACTTCAAGGCGGCCGAGGACATGGTCAACCAGGCAGTCGACACGTTCGGCGGCCTGGACATCGTCGTCAACAACGCCGGCATCCTGCGCGACAAGATGAGCTACAACATGACGGAGGACGACTGGGACTCCGTCATCGACGTACACCTCAAGGGCCACTTCGCGATGACGCACTTCGCCGGCGGCTACTGGCGAGCGCGCTCGAAGGCCGGCGATCCGGTGTACGGCCGGGTCATCAACACCAGCAGCGAGTCGGGGCTGTTCGGCAACGCCGGCCAGGCCAACTACGCCGCGGCGAAGGCGGGCATCGTCGCGCTGACCTGGGTGACCGCCCGCGAGTACGCCAAGATCGGCGTCACCGCCAACGCGATCGCACCGCGTGCCCGGACCCGGATGACCGAGCAGACGTTCGCCGGCTTCGGTGAGGTCAAGGAAGGCGAGTTCGACGCTTGGGCGCCGGAGAACGTCTCACCGCTCGTCGGCTGGCTGGCCAGCCCTGCGGCGCAGGACGTCACGGGCCAGGTGTTCGTGGTGTGGGGCAGCGAGGTCCAGGTGGCCAAGGGCTTCACCCTCGGCGGCTCGGTCGACGCCGGCGGCAAGGCGTGGACCGTGGACGGGCTGATCGAGGCGGCGCCGAAGCTGTTCGCAAACCACGACTCCGGCATCCCGCCGTTCCAGCTGGTTTGA